One Brassica napus cultivar Da-Ae chromosome C4, Da-Ae, whole genome shotgun sequence genomic region harbors:
- the LOC125585888 gene encoding uncharacterized mitochondrial protein AtMg00860-like encodes MSIFTDVIEDFMDDFSVYGSSFKNCLDNLCEVLARCEEKNLVLNWEKCHFMVNDVIVLGHKVSAAGTEVDRAKIEVMTGLPAPTNVKDVRSFLGHAGFYRRFIQDFSKIARPLTTLLCKEVKFDFSPECVKAFEEIKKAIITAPIVQPPDWNLPF; translated from the coding sequence atgtcaatctttacaGATGTGATAGAGGattttatggacgatttctccGTGTATGGATCCAGTTTCAAAAATTGTCTCGATAACCTATGTGAAGTTTTGGCAAGatgtgaagaaaagaacctcgttctaaattgggaaaaatgccaCTTTATGGTTAACGATGTAATCGTCCTAGGACATAAGGTCTCCGCTGCTGGTACAGAGGTAGATCGAGCAAAGATTGAGGTAATGACCGGCTTGCCTGCACCCACAAACGTAAAAGACgtgagaagttttctcggacATGCCGGATTTTACAGGAGGTTCATACAAGATTTCAGCAAGATTGCTAGACCTCTCACAACCCTCCTCTGTAAAGAAGTTAAATTCGACTTCTCACCAGAATGCGTGAAAGCTTTTGAAGAAATCAAGAAAGCCATAATAACCGCCCCCATCGTACAACCACCTGACTGGAATCTTCCTTTCTAG